The Ancylobacter sp. WKF20 genome contains a region encoding:
- a CDS encoding DNA polymerase Y family protein produces MSGPSSAPDEALPLVFVERVKGALRLSAISAQARAVGLAPGLTLADARARIPVLAVADHDPRADAGFLERIADDCDRWTPLVALDGVDGLVLDITGCTHLFGGEARMRRHVMEHLQRHGLTLHAVVAGTPEAARALARCGKGGVVPIGREAECVGPLPIAALDLPEESVTGLARAGLRTIGDLAARPGTPLAARFGEVLLTRLRRTLGHEDVRITPRRPLPACIAERRFAEPIGRAEDVGGALGLLIDDLALMLEARGEGGRAFEASFFRADGAVRRIAVETARPARDPSSLGRLFHEKLDALADPLDPGFGFDLIRLAVLRAETLAPAQVSLDGRAIEEEEVSALVDRLAARLGRDRVLRFMMRDTHDPDRAARLVPAADPAPPAVPMPEELPSRPLMMFDPPQPIEALAEVPDGPPLRFRWRRVLHEVVHAEGPERIAAEWWRRGAPTRDYYRVENEKGRRFWLFRLGLYEREPGAPRWFVHGLFP; encoded by the coding sequence ATGTCCGGCCCTTCCAGCGCGCCGGATGAGGCGCTGCCGCTGGTCTTCGTCGAGCGGGTGAAAGGCGCGCTGCGCCTCTCCGCCATCTCCGCGCAGGCGCGGGCCGTGGGCCTGGCGCCCGGCCTGACGCTGGCGGATGCCCGCGCGCGGATTCCCGTCCTCGCGGTCGCCGACCATGACCCACGCGCCGATGCCGGCTTTCTCGAACGGATCGCCGATGATTGCGACCGCTGGACGCCGCTGGTGGCGCTGGACGGTGTGGATGGGCTGGTGCTCGACATCACCGGCTGCACGCATCTGTTCGGCGGCGAGGCAAGGATGCGCCGGCATGTCATGGAGCATCTCCAGCGTCACGGGCTGACGCTCCACGCCGTGGTGGCCGGCACACCGGAGGCGGCACGCGCCCTCGCGCGGTGCGGCAAGGGCGGCGTGGTGCCCATCGGCCGCGAGGCGGAATGCGTGGGCCCGCTCCCCATCGCCGCGCTGGACCTGCCGGAGGAGAGCGTGACCGGGCTGGCGCGCGCGGGGCTGCGGACCATCGGCGATCTCGCCGCGCGGCCGGGCACGCCGCTTGCCGCGCGCTTCGGCGAGGTCTTGCTGACCCGCCTGCGGCGCACGCTCGGCCATGAGGATGTGCGCATCACCCCGCGCCGCCCGCTGCCGGCCTGCATCGCCGAGCGGCGCTTTGCCGAACCGATCGGCCGGGCCGAGGATGTCGGGGGCGCGCTGGGCCTGCTGATCGACGATCTCGCGCTGATGCTGGAGGCGCGCGGCGAAGGCGGGCGGGCCTTCGAGGCCTCCTTCTTCCGGGCGGATGGCGCGGTGCGGCGCATCGCGGTGGAGACCGCGCGCCCCGCGCGCGACCCCTCATCCCTTGGCCGGCTTTTCCATGAAAAGCTCGACGCGCTGGCCGATCCTCTCGATCCCGGCTTCGGTTTCGATCTGATCCGCCTCGCCGTGCTGCGGGCCGAAACCCTGGCGCCCGCGCAGGTGAGTCTCGACGGGCGCGCCATCGAGGAGGAAGAGGTGAGCGCGCTGGTCGACCGGCTGGCGGCGCGGCTCGGCCGGGACCGGGTGCTGCGCTTCATGATGCGCGACACCCATGATCCCGACCGTGCCGCCCGCCTCGTGCCGGCGGCCGATCCGGCGCCGCCCGCCGTTCCGATGCCGGAGGAACTCCCTTCGCGCCCGCTGATGATGTTCGACCCGCCGCAGCCGATCGAGGCGCTGGCGGAAGTGCCGGATGGTCCGCCGCTGCGCTTCCGCTGGCGGCGCGTGCTGCATGAGGTGGTTCATGCCGAGGGGCCGGAGCGCATCGCCGCCGAGTGGTGGCGGCGGGGCGCGCCGACGCGGGACTATTACCGGGTGGAGAACGAGAAGGGCCGGCGGTTCTGGCTGTTCCGCCTCGGCCTTTATGAGCGCGAGCCGGGCGCCCCGCGCTGGTTCGTCCATGGGCTTTTCCCATGA
- a CDS encoding error-prone DNA polymerase — protein MNTAFYAELAVTTNFSFLRGASHASDLVAQALHLGHAGIGIADRNSVAGVVRAYAALKEAEEVWREEIGAPEAIFPFQLAVGARLVFADGAPDVIAYAQDRAGWGRLCQLLTAGNMRAEKGSCLLTLDDLLTDARGLSLILMPPRRLEELARYLAPLAEAAPGSLWLGADMPRRGDDRRRLAGLKALAADARVPLLAMNDVLYHHPSQRDLQDVLTCIREGTTIEAAGRKLEANAERHLKPPAEMVRLFRDAPEAVEETRHFLARLDFSLSELKYEYPKEPVPPGYTAEAWLEHMTWQHAAIRYPDGVPPKVEKQLREELALIAELKYAPYFLTIRDIVSFAEKEGILCQGRGSAANSAVCYVLGITAVDPAESDLLFARFISRERREPPDIDVDFEHERREEVIQYIYERYGRMRAGIAATVISYRPRSALRDVGKALGLTEDVTARLSSLVWGSWGDMVAKGQIGQAGLDADNPTIRRAVELAGRLLGFPRHLSQHVGGFVLTEGRLDAMVPIGKAAMEDRTFIEWNKDDIDTLALMKVDVLALGMLTCIRKAFDLMRDHEGVDYALADVPREQSDVYDMLCRGDSIGVFQVESRAQINMLPRMKPRRLYDLVIQVAIVRPGPIQGNMVHPYLRRREGSEKVTYPSPKPPHDPDELREVLARTKGVPLFQEQAMKLAMVAAEFTEVEANKLRRAMATFRNMGTIGQFQTLLIERMSARGYDPAFAARCFEQIKGFGEYGFPESHAASFAKLVYISAFIKCRHPAVFAAALLNSQPMGFYAPAQIVRDAREHGVEIRPADINHSFWDNTLERRADGTLALRIGLRQIDGFSERWAEQLAAARGAGYRDIETLSLRARLPAGALRRLADADAFGSLGLDRRAAAWIVRRLPDDTPLPLFAAAQARELGPEPDAQLPLMPLPEQIAVDYQTTRLSLKGHPMGMLRAIFRAEGIASSADIAARRDGTFIRTAGIVLVRQRPGKGNAIFMTLEDETGIVNVLLWARLFERYRAQVMGARLVVVEGRVQKSKEGVIHVMAEQVHDRTSELARLFDDPRQKGAYPLARPQVDPGVDERVKPAPREGHLLAGRRSTHGHPRQVRVLPKSRDFH, from the coding sequence ATGAACACGGCTTTTTATGCCGAGCTGGCGGTCACGACGAATTTCTCCTTCCTGCGCGGCGCCTCGCACGCGAGCGATCTGGTGGCGCAGGCGCTTCACCTCGGCCATGCCGGTATCGGCATCGCCGACCGCAACAGCGTGGCGGGCGTGGTGAGGGCTTATGCCGCGTTGAAGGAGGCGGAGGAGGTGTGGCGCGAGGAGATCGGCGCGCCGGAGGCCATCTTCCCCTTCCAGCTCGCGGTGGGCGCGCGGCTCGTCTTCGCCGATGGCGCGCCGGATGTGATCGCCTACGCGCAGGACCGCGCCGGCTGGGGCCGGCTGTGCCAGCTCCTCACCGCCGGCAATATGCGCGCTGAGAAGGGAAGCTGCCTCCTCACCCTTGACGACCTGCTGACTGACGCGAGGGGCCTCTCGCTCATCCTCATGCCCCCCCGCCGGCTGGAGGAACTGGCGCGGTATCTCGCCCCGCTGGCGGAGGCCGCGCCCGGCTCGCTCTGGCTCGGCGCCGACATGCCGCGCCGGGGCGACGACCGCCGCCGGCTGGCGGGGCTGAAGGCGCTGGCCGCGGACGCCAGGGTGCCGCTGCTGGCGATGAACGATGTGCTCTATCACCACCCCTCCCAGCGCGATTTGCAGGATGTGCTCACCTGCATCCGCGAGGGCACGACGATCGAGGCCGCCGGCCGGAAGCTGGAGGCCAATGCCGAGCGCCATCTCAAGCCGCCGGCCGAGATGGTCCGCCTGTTCCGCGACGCGCCGGAGGCGGTGGAGGAGACGCGCCACTTCCTCGCCCGGCTCGATTTCTCGCTCAGCGAACTGAAATATGAATACCCGAAGGAGCCCGTTCCGCCCGGCTACACGGCGGAGGCCTGGCTGGAGCATATGACCTGGCAGCACGCTGCCATCCGCTATCCCGACGGTGTGCCGCCCAAGGTGGAAAAGCAGCTCCGGGAGGAGCTGGCACTGATCGCCGAGCTGAAATACGCGCCCTATTTCCTCACCATCCGCGACATTGTCAGCTTCGCCGAAAAGGAGGGCATCCTGTGCCAGGGCCGCGGCTCGGCGGCCAATTCCGCCGTCTGCTACGTGCTCGGCATCACCGCGGTGGACCCGGCCGAGAGCGACCTGCTGTTCGCCCGCTTCATCTCCCGCGAGCGCCGCGAGCCGCCCGACATCGACGTCGATTTCGAGCATGAGCGTCGCGAGGAGGTGATCCAGTACATCTATGAGCGCTATGGCCGGATGCGGGCGGGCATCGCCGCCACCGTCATCTCCTATCGCCCGCGCAGCGCCCTGCGCGATGTCGGCAAGGCGCTCGGCCTCACCGAGGATGTCACCGCGCGGCTCTCCAGCCTGGTCTGGGGGAGCTGGGGCGACATGGTGGCGAAAGGCCAGATCGGTCAGGCCGGGCTCGATGCCGACAACCCGACCATCCGCCGCGCGGTGGAACTCGCCGGCCGGCTTCTCGGCTTTCCGCGCCATCTCTCGCAGCATGTCGGCGGCTTCGTGCTGACGGAGGGCCGGCTCGACGCGATGGTGCCGATCGGCAAGGCGGCGATGGAGGACCGCACCTTCATCGAGTGGAACAAGGACGACATCGACACGCTCGCCTTGATGAAGGTCGATGTGCTGGCGCTGGGCATGCTCACCTGCATCCGCAAGGCGTTCGACCTGATGCGCGACCATGAAGGCGTCGATTACGCGCTGGCCGACGTGCCGCGCGAGCAGAGCGACGTCTACGACATGCTCTGCCGGGGCGATTCCATCGGGGTGTTCCAGGTGGAAAGCCGGGCGCAGATCAACATGCTGCCGCGCATGAAGCCGCGCCGGCTCTACGATCTCGTCATCCAGGTCGCCATCGTCCGCCCCGGTCCGATCCAGGGCAATATGGTGCATCCCTATCTGCGCCGGCGCGAGGGGAGCGAGAAGGTGACCTACCCCTCGCCCAAGCCGCCGCATGATCCCGATGAACTCCGGGAGGTACTCGCACGCACCAAGGGCGTGCCGCTGTTCCAGGAACAGGCGATGAAGCTCGCCATGGTCGCGGCCGAGTTCACCGAGGTCGAGGCCAACAAGCTGCGCCGGGCCATGGCGACCTTCCGCAACATGGGAACGATCGGCCAGTTCCAGACCCTGCTGATCGAGCGCATGAGCGCGCGCGGCTATGACCCGGCCTTCGCGGCGCGCTGCTTCGAGCAGATCAAGGGCTTCGGCGAATATGGCTTCCCGGAAAGCCATGCCGCCTCCTTCGCCAAGCTGGTCTACATCTCCGCCTTCATCAAATGCCGCCATCCCGCTGTGTTCGCGGCGGCGCTGCTGAATTCCCAGCCCATGGGTTTCTACGCCCCGGCGCAGATCGTGCGCGATGCGCGCGAGCATGGCGTGGAAATCCGCCCCGCCGACATCAATCACAGCTTTTGGGACAACACGCTGGAGCGCCGGGCCGACGGCACGCTGGCGCTGCGCATCGGCCTGCGGCAGATCGACGGTTTCAGCGAAAGATGGGCGGAACAGCTCGCCGCCGCGCGGGGCGCCGGCTACCGCGATATCGAGACGCTCTCCCTGCGCGCGCGCCTGCCCGCCGGGGCTTTGCGCCGGTTGGCGGATGCCGATGCGTTCGGCTCGCTGGGGCTCGACCGGCGCGCGGCGGCGTGGATCGTTCGCCGCCTGCCCGATGACACGCCGCTGCCCCTGTTCGCGGCGGCGCAGGCGCGCGAACTCGGGCCCGAGCCGGATGCGCAGCTTCCCCTCATGCCGCTGCCCGAGCAGATCGCGGTGGACTACCAGACCACAAGGCTCTCGCTGAAGGGCCACCCGATGGGCATGCTGCGCGCGATCTTCCGCGCCGAGGGCATCGCCAGCAGTGCGGACATTGCGGCCCGGCGGGACGGCACGTTCATCCGCACCGCCGGCATCGTGCTGGTGCGCCAGCGGCCGGGCAAGGGCAACGCCATCTTCATGACGCTGGAAGACGAGACCGGCATCGTCAATGTGCTGCTCTGGGCCCGGCTGTTCGAGCGTTATCGGGCGCAGGTCATGGGCGCGCGCCTCGTCGTGGTGGAGGGGAGGGTGCAGAAGAGCAAGGAGGGCGTCATCCATGTGATGGCCGAGCAGGTGCATGACCGCACCAGTGAGCTCGCCCGCCTGTTCGACGATCCCCGCCAGAAGGGCGCCTACCCGCTCGCCCGTCCGCAGGTCGACCCCGGCGTCGACGAGCGGGTGAAGCCGGCCCCGCGGGAGGGCCATCTGCTGGCCGGCCGCCGCTCCACGCACGGCCACCCCCGCCAGGTCCGCGTCCTGCCGAAATCACGCGATTTCCACTGA
- a CDS encoding acyltransferase, whose translation MTARGKLAELEALRGIAALVVLLHHTMLGFTPQLHGMTYPDQAITLFGTPAFALVNGSAAVIVFFVLSGYVLSLNVLRSGSARLAASSALKRWPRLAGPVILTNLMAGLVMAGPGFANREAAAMVPSVWLGWFYTWPSAGWLEIPHSLWEGATTFFTGQSFYNSSLWTMVYEFAGSFLVLASALAVAKLPRGRWACLAVIGLGTLWLSPYLAPFIVGVGLALRDRTPHADWRGAKIALALVLIVLLGGYHENIMSGRPEGLYSGLGPLTAMDPLRLRVILHTLMACLALLLFRRATFLRTAMSGRVGRTLGFLSFGIYLCQVLVICSVSSLTYLALEGQGLLQIGATFAVTGAGTLALAVPVALFDHWWVRQVGRTLSRGPWRGA comes from the coding sequence ATGACGGCGCGGGGAAAGTTGGCGGAGCTTGAAGCGCTTCGCGGCATCGCGGCTCTGGTCGTGCTGCTCCATCACACCATGCTCGGCTTCACGCCGCAGCTTCACGGCATGACCTATCCCGATCAGGCCATCACCCTTTTCGGCACGCCGGCCTTCGCGCTGGTGAACGGGTCGGCCGCGGTCATCGTCTTCTTCGTGCTGTCCGGCTACGTGCTGTCGCTCAATGTGCTGCGCAGCGGCAGCGCGCGGCTGGCCGCCTCGTCGGCGCTCAAGCGCTGGCCGCGTCTGGCGGGCCCGGTGATCCTGACCAATCTGATGGCCGGCCTCGTCATGGCCGGTCCCGGTTTCGCCAACCGCGAGGCGGCGGCCATGGTGCCGTCGGTCTGGCTCGGCTGGTTCTACACCTGGCCGAGCGCGGGATGGCTGGAAATCCCCCACAGCCTGTGGGAGGGCGCGACGACCTTCTTCACCGGCCAGTCGTTCTACAATTCCAGTCTGTGGACGATGGTCTACGAGTTCGCCGGGAGCTTTCTGGTGCTCGCCTCGGCGCTCGCCGTGGCCAAGCTGCCGCGGGGCCGATGGGCATGCCTGGCCGTGATCGGCCTCGGGACGCTGTGGCTCAGCCCCTATCTCGCGCCCTTCATTGTCGGCGTCGGTCTGGCCTTGCGGGACCGAACCCCGCATGCCGATTGGCGCGGCGCCAAGATCGCGCTGGCTCTCGTGCTGATCGTGCTGCTGGGTGGGTATCACGAGAACATCATGAGCGGGCGGCCCGAAGGCCTCTATAGCGGGCTCGGACCTTTGACGGCGATGGATCCGCTGCGGCTGCGGGTGATCCTGCACACATTGATGGCGTGCCTCGCCCTGCTGCTGTTCCGCCGCGCGACCTTCCTACGAACCGCCATGTCTGGACGGGTCGGGCGCACCTTGGGCTTTCTCTCCTTCGGTATTTATCTCTGTCAGGTTCTGGTCATCTGCTCGGTCTCCAGCCTTACCTATCTGGCCTTGGAAGGGCAGGGTTTGCTGCAGATCGGGGCGACCTTCGCCGTCACCGGTGCCGGAACCTTGGCCCTGGCCGTGCCGGTTGCCCTATTCGATCACTGGTGGGTGCGCCAGGTCGGGCGGACGCTTTCGCGGGGCCCGTGGAGAGGCGCGTAG
- a CDS encoding HNH endonuclease has product MPQVYVIASERGLEVGFAVSIAEEDYFDPETKERNRSIVPFINSKLPSSQDPVVITLDAQLADQGGWLFNRKTRLLPGSPGFDEFPSLSAMITFLKISGAATGGGAVARLFWPQDLSNVDLTAQLGLALDNFAPMLARCSPNAWDVEIRTAQTEVEALAASVEFDPASEEDGRRRVWAEVARRQGQATFRRQLLEAYDGACAISGTNVSDVLQAAHIQPYNGLSTNKVSNGLLLRADLHNLFDLKLISINPDSMKVVVSPRLRQTDYWSLDGCDLRLPTKLAWRPNSQALAAHFSEAVGET; this is encoded by the coding sequence ATGCCGCAGGTATACGTGATAGCGTCCGAACGAGGCCTTGAGGTCGGATTTGCGGTTTCTATCGCAGAGGAGGACTACTTCGATCCAGAGACGAAGGAGCGCAATCGCTCAATCGTACCGTTTATCAACTCCAAGCTGCCTAGCAGTCAGGATCCGGTTGTCATTACCCTCGATGCCCAACTGGCCGATCAGGGTGGCTGGCTGTTCAATCGGAAAACCCGTCTCCTGCCTGGAAGCCCTGGCTTCGATGAATTCCCTTCGCTCTCAGCGATGATCACCTTCCTCAAAATCTCCGGGGCTGCCACAGGCGGAGGAGCCGTAGCACGGCTCTTTTGGCCACAGGACCTCAGCAACGTTGATCTCACGGCACAGCTCGGTCTGGCCCTAGATAACTTCGCTCCAATGCTGGCTCGTTGCTCGCCCAATGCCTGGGACGTGGAAATCCGGACGGCTCAGACGGAGGTCGAGGCCTTGGCCGCGTCCGTTGAGTTCGACCCCGCATCTGAGGAGGACGGGCGGCGGCGTGTGTGGGCAGAGGTCGCGAGGCGTCAGGGGCAGGCGACCTTCCGGCGCCAACTGCTCGAAGCCTACGACGGAGCCTGCGCGATTTCAGGCACGAACGTCTCGGATGTCCTGCAAGCCGCCCATATCCAGCCTTACAACGGACTGTCCACGAACAAGGTGAGTAATGGTCTGCTGCTAAGAGCGGATCTGCATAACCTGTTCGACCTTAAGCTCATCTCCATCAATCCCGACTCCATGAAGGTGGTCGTCTCCCCTCGCCTTCGGCAGACGGATTACTGGTCGCTGGACGGTTGTGACTTGCGACTTCCAACAAAGCTTGCCTGGCGGCCGAACTCGCAGGCGCTCGCGGCCCATTTCAGCGAGGCCGTGGGCGAGACCTAA
- a CDS encoding nucleotide pyrophosphohydrolase, which produces MQELIERLRQFRDDRNWSQFHTPKDLAISVSVEAGELLELFQWQPQTAEPGPETTAKIASEAADVLLYLLLLTDRVGVDLMAAAQAKIDLNEKRFPIQSSYGVAKQDDLGETAN; this is translated from the coding sequence ATGCAGGAACTGATCGAGCGGCTACGGCAATTCCGGGATGATCGGAATTGGTCACAGTTTCACACTCCAAAAGATCTGGCGATTTCCGTGAGCGTCGAAGCAGGCGAACTGCTTGAGTTGTTCCAATGGCAGCCACAAACGGCAGAGCCGGGGCCAGAAACAACGGCTAAGATCGCTAGTGAGGCCGCTGACGTGCTCCTCTATCTACTTCTGCTTACCGACCGGGTAGGCGTCGACCTCATGGCGGCAGCTCAGGCCAAGATCGACCTGAACGAGAAGCGCTTCCCAATTCAGTCATCGTACGGGGTTGCGAAGCAGGACGATCTCGGGGAGACGGCGAATTGA